One Natronomonas moolapensis 8.8.11 genomic region harbors:
- a CDS encoding Kef-type transport system, with translation MSASLLPVIAVVLVSGLAVQLLAHRLKVPSVIFYLLIGVVLGPELLGLLTLDTFGDGLEIIVGISVAIIVFEGAFALQIDRIRGASTVSFRLVTVGALVMFLGTAAAVRFFEGASWEISLLIGALLVATGPTVITPILNVVRVRDHVATALETEGIVNDVTAAIVAVVIFETLLLDDLGVPATVLSFFQRFGVGVGAGVLATVTIYVLLHSDFVPERDVQASQFLVLAAAVGAFAAAEAVAAEAGIAAAATSGIILGNIDLKNREEIEQFTENATVIVLSFVFISLAALIDVDAILQLGVGAIAIVLTIMLVLRPLGALIATFGVERFTWPERLFIAGVGPRGIIPASVATLFAIELELAGNVEAGQLLVGTVFAVIIVTVAVEAGLARQIGDALGVSPMRTIIIGGGRVGRALATRLENRGEFVVLVESDADEIEAARSEGFTVYEGDGTDTQALRRAGIEDAKRFITATRDDDINLLACQLAITTFGIEAVYSQVNEPENVDAFRSIGVTAVDSPTATAVAIDDEIERPAITHWMNELGDSHDVQEVEVTSEEFTGKSIEELNSEIPDGCFIAIVSRDGENDVPSADRIIEHGDRLTFVGDTGAVRRAMNRFHPHD, from the coding sequence GTGTCCGCCAGTCTGCTCCCGGTCATCGCGGTCGTCCTCGTTTCGGGACTCGCCGTGCAGTTGCTCGCCCACCGACTGAAGGTTCCGAGCGTCATCTTTTATCTCCTCATCGGCGTCGTGTTGGGTCCCGAACTGTTGGGTCTCCTCACGCTCGATACCTTCGGGGACGGACTGGAGATCATCGTCGGTATCAGCGTGGCGATCATCGTCTTCGAGGGCGCGTTCGCGCTACAGATCGATCGCATCCGGGGCGCCTCGACGGTCTCGTTCCGGCTGGTGACGGTCGGCGCGCTCGTGATGTTCCTCGGTACGGCTGCGGCCGTCCGGTTCTTCGAGGGTGCGTCGTGGGAGATTTCGCTCCTCATCGGCGCGTTGCTCGTCGCGACGGGGCCGACCGTCATTACGCCGATTCTCAACGTCGTGCGGGTCAGAGACCACGTCGCGACCGCCCTAGAGACGGAAGGGATCGTCAACGACGTCACCGCCGCGATCGTCGCCGTGGTCATCTTCGAGACGCTGTTGCTCGACGACCTCGGCGTCCCGGCGACCGTCCTGTCGTTTTTCCAGCGCTTCGGTGTCGGCGTGGGTGCGGGCGTCCTCGCGACGGTCACTATCTACGTCCTGTTACACAGCGACTTCGTTCCGGAGCGAGACGTTCAGGCGTCGCAGTTTCTCGTGTTGGCGGCGGCCGTCGGGGCGTTTGCGGCCGCCGAGGCCGTCGCCGCCGAGGCTGGGATCGCAGCGGCGGCGACGAGCGGGATCATCCTCGGGAACATTGACCTGAAAAACCGCGAGGAGATCGAGCAGTTCACCGAGAACGCAACGGTCATTGTGTTGTCGTTCGTGTTCATTTCGTTGGCGGCGCTGATCGACGTCGACGCGATCCTGCAACTCGGCGTCGGCGCGATCGCGATCGTACTCACGATCATGCTCGTACTTCGGCCGCTGGGGGCGCTCATCGCCACGTTCGGCGTCGAGCGGTTCACGTGGCCCGAGCGTCTGTTCATCGCCGGCGTCGGCCCCCGCGGCATCATCCCGGCCAGCGTGGCGACGCTCTTTGCGATCGAACTGGAGTTGGCGGGTAACGTCGAAGCCGGACAACTCCTCGTGGGGACGGTGTTCGCTGTCATCATCGTGACAGTCGCGGTCGAGGCCGGACTCGCGCGACAGATCGGAGACGCCCTCGGAGTGTCACCAATGCGTACCATAATCATCGGCGGCGGCCGGGTCGGCCGGGCGCTCGCTACACGACTGGAGAACAGAGGCGAGTTCGTCGTCCTCGTCGAGAGCGACGCGGACGAGATAGAGGCGGCCCGGTCGGAAGGTTTTACCGTGTACGAGGGGGACGGCACCGACACGCAGGCACTCCGCAGAGCGGGCATCGAGGACGCAAAGCGGTTCATTACGGCCACCAGAGACGACGACATCAACCTCCTGGCGTGTCAACTCGCCATCACCACGTTCGGCATCGAGGCGGTGTACTCGCAGGTGAACGAGCCGGAGAACGTCGACGCCTTCCGGAGCATCGGCGTGACCGCCGTCGATTCCCCGACCGCGACCGCAGTGGCCATCGACGACGAGATCGAGCGCCCGGCGATTACCCACTGGATGAACGAGTTGGGCGACAGCCACGACGTCCAGGAAGTCGAGGTGACATCGGAGGAGTTCACCGGCAAGAGCATCGAGGAGCTCAACTCGGAGATCCCGGACGGCTGTTTCATCGCTATTGTCAGCCGGGACGGCGAAAACGATGTGCCGTCTGCGGACCGCATCATCGAACACGGCGATCGCCTCACGTTCGTCGGCGATACGGGTGCGGTCAGGCGGGCGATGAACCGGTTCCACCCCCACGATTGA
- the mvaD gene encoding phosphomevalonate decarboxylase MvaD gives MKTTAKAHPIQGLVKYHGMRNEELRLPYHDSISVCTAPSHTTTTVEFDPDLSADRYVVDGEELEGRGAERIDSVVEYVRELAGVEHRVRLESENDFPTNIGFGSSSSGFAAAAVALVEAAGLEMTLPEISTVARRGSSSAARAVTGAFSHLRTGLDDADCRSERIETGLEEDLRIVAAEIPAFKHTEEAHREAAESHMFEARMAHIHEQIATMRHTLREGDFEGAFELAEHDSLSLAATTMTGPAGWVYWEPETLSVFETVRELREDGIPVYFSTDTGASVYVNTTEAHVDRVESAISDLGVGTHVWSVGGPASVLGTDAALF, from the coding sequence ATGAAAACGACCGCGAAGGCCCACCCGATCCAGGGCCTCGTCAAATACCACGGGATGCGAAACGAGGAACTCCGGCTTCCGTATCACGACTCGATCTCCGTCTGTACCGCGCCGAGTCACACCACGACGACCGTCGAGTTCGACCCCGACCTGTCGGCGGACCGCTACGTCGTCGACGGCGAGGAACTCGAGGGGCGCGGCGCGGAACGGATCGACAGCGTCGTCGAGTACGTCCGCGAGTTGGCGGGGGTCGAACACCGCGTTCGGCTCGAATCCGAGAACGATTTCCCGACGAATATCGGGTTCGGCTCCTCCTCGTCGGGCTTTGCGGCAGCGGCCGTCGCGCTCGTGGAGGCCGCAGGCCTGGAGATGACGCTGCCGGAGATATCGACGGTCGCCCGCCGGGGTTCGTCCTCGGCGGCGCGGGCGGTCACCGGCGCGTTCTCGCATCTCCGGACAGGACTCGACGACGCGGACTGTCGCTCCGAGCGTATCGAGACCGGGTTGGAGGAGGACCTCCGGATCGTCGCCGCGGAGATCCCGGCGTTCAAACACACCGAGGAGGCGCACAGGGAGGCTGCAGAGAGCCACATGTTCGAGGCCCGGATGGCCCACATCCACGAACAGATCGCGACAATGCGACACACCCTCAGGGAGGGAGACTTCGAGGGCGCCTTCGAGCTCGCCGAACACGACTCGCTGTCGCTGGCGGCCACGACGATGACTGGGCCGGCGGGGTGGGTGTACTGGGAGCCCGAGACCCTCTCGGTGTTCGAGACCGTTCGGGAGCTCCGCGAGGATGGCATACCGGTGTACTTTTCGACGGACACCGGCGCATCGGTGTACGTCAACACGACCGAAGCGCACGTCGACCGCGTCGAGTCGGCGATCTCGGACCTCGGCGTCGGGACCCACGTCTGGTCGGTCGGTGGTCCGGCGTCGGTCCTCGGCACGGACGCGGCCCTGTTTTGA
- a CDS encoding twin-arginine translocase TatA/TatE family subunit, giving the protein MTQPLFIGGLGPPELLLIAGVLILLFGASKLPRLARSMGTATGEFKKGREEVEDELEEMREGDTPGDAAVDADADLEADRDAVDSETERSSA; this is encoded by the coding sequence ATGACACAACCGCTGTTTATCGGTGGCCTGGGTCCGCCCGAGCTGCTGTTGATCGCCGGCGTACTGATCCTGCTGTTCGGAGCTAGCAAGCTCCCGAGACTTGCCCGGTCGATGGGGACGGCGACCGGCGAGTTCAAGAAAGGCCGCGAAGAAGTCGAGGACGAACTCGAGGAGATGCGGGAGGGCGATACCCCGGGGGACGCTGCGGTCGACGCCGACGCAGACCTCGAGGCGGATCGGGACGCCGTCGACAGCGAGACCGAGCGTTCGAGCGCGTAG
- a CDS encoding redoxin domain-containing protein, producing MVREGDAAPDFTAPMRTPDGDITEFTLSETLGDGPVVLAFFPGAFTSVCTGEMTTLRDRLDSLADAGASLYGISIDSPFSLGEFAEQNELNFPLVGDTNKEVIEAYDVVMDFADLGISGVAKRSVFVLDDDGTITYAWVSDDPGVEPDYDELEAAAEDA from the coding sequence ATGGTACGAGAAGGCGATGCCGCACCCGACTTCACGGCACCGATGCGAACACCGGACGGCGATATCACCGAGTTCACGCTCTCGGAGACGCTCGGCGACGGCCCGGTCGTGCTCGCGTTCTTCCCCGGCGCGTTCACAAGCGTCTGCACCGGCGAGATGACCACCCTCCGCGACCGGCTCGATTCGCTCGCCGACGCGGGTGCGTCGTTGTACGGCATCAGCATCGACTCGCCGTTCTCGCTCGGCGAGTTCGCCGAACAGAACGAACTCAACTTCCCGCTCGTCGGCGACACCAACAAGGAAGTCATCGAGGCCTACGACGTCGTCATGGACTTCGCCGACCTCGGCATCTCCGGCGTCGCCAAACGCTCCGTGTTCGTCCTAGACGACGACGGCACGATCACGTACGCGTGGGTCTCCGACGACCCCGGCGTCGAACCCGACTACGACGAACTCGAAGCCGCAGCCGAGGACGCCTGA
- a CDS encoding HD domain-containing protein, producing the protein MSDTPHGSDRRYDPEAEHAFPDGPVNAVIETLQTDEEVLAYLEAQNVNPVSRMGYNDHGTKHVEIVRDAALRLYDLLKAGGVEFNGALGQGLEEADEAVVVALAATLHDIGHVVHRHDHPYYSIPLAADVLDRILGAADRYDVGEAVRLKSEVLHAILCHHTEETPLTLEAGVVRVADGLDMERGRSRIPYEEGGRGINTISSRAITSVSLRAGENVPVMVEIEMVDAAGVYQVDELLKHKLRASGIEDDVRIVAINTHDDDGLVERIEM; encoded by the coding sequence ATGAGCGACACGCCACACGGGAGTGACCGGCGGTACGATCCCGAGGCCGAGCACGCGTTCCCCGACGGCCCGGTCAACGCCGTCATCGAGACCCTCCAAACCGACGAGGAGGTCCTCGCGTATCTTGAGGCACAGAACGTCAACCCCGTCTCCCGGATGGGGTACAACGACCACGGAACGAAACACGTCGAGATCGTCCGGGACGCGGCGTTGCGGCTGTACGACCTTCTGAAGGCGGGAGGCGTCGAATTCAACGGTGCGCTCGGGCAGGGACTCGAGGAGGCCGACGAGGCCGTCGTCGTCGCGCTCGCCGCGACGCTCCACGACATCGGTCACGTCGTCCACCGTCACGACCACCCCTACTACTCGATCCCGCTGGCGGCGGACGTTCTCGATCGGATCCTCGGCGCAGCCGACCGCTACGACGTCGGCGAGGCCGTCCGGCTCAAGAGTGAAGTGCTTCACGCGATCCTCTGTCACCACACAGAGGAGACGCCACTGACGCTGGAAGCCGGCGTCGTCCGGGTCGCAGACGGTCTCGATATGGAGCGCGGTCGGTCCCGGATCCCGTACGAGGAGGGCGGCCGGGGTATCAACACCATCTCGAGTCGGGCAATCACCAGCGTCTCATTGCGGGCGGGCGAGAACGTCCCCGTCATGGTCGAAATCGAGATGGTCGACGCCGCGGGGGTGTATCAGGTCGACGAACTGCTGAAACACAAGCTTCGGGCCTCGGGGATCGAGGACGACGTCCGAATCGTCGCGATCAATACACACGACGACGATGGGCTGGTCGAACGGATCGAGATGTGA
- a CDS encoding DUF7504 family protein translates to MSYRANDFGDVSSFDDGVSLLLTGSSTETTEGLLDVVAPAADERVVVITMNTGAKTVVNELERRGADRDQIGIIDCTNAETDVESVPVRHLNSPGDLTGISLEFAKLLGQDGESESVRARVGVASVSTALMYTELRTMFRFLHVFTARIRSGDMLGVFSMDPTMHNEKAHNTIRAVFDCEAEISDGDASVSGTGYE, encoded by the coding sequence GTGAGCTACCGTGCGAACGACTTCGGGGACGTGTCGTCGTTCGACGACGGCGTGAGCCTGCTGTTGACCGGTTCGTCGACGGAGACCACAGAGGGCCTACTCGACGTCGTCGCGCCCGCGGCGGACGAACGCGTCGTCGTCATCACGATGAACACCGGTGCCAAGACCGTCGTCAACGAACTCGAACGGCGTGGGGCCGACCGCGATCAGATCGGTATCATCGACTGTACGAACGCCGAGACCGACGTCGAAAGCGTTCCGGTCCGGCATCTGAACTCGCCGGGCGATCTGACTGGCATCAGCCTCGAGTTCGCGAAACTGCTCGGACAGGACGGCGAAAGCGAGTCGGTCCGAGCCCGCGTCGGGGTCGCGTCGGTCTCGACCGCGCTGATGTACACCGAACTCCGGACGATGTTCCGGTTTCTCCACGTCTTCACCGCCAGGATCAGATCCGGAGATATGCTCGGTGTCTTCTCGATGGACCCGACCATGCACAACGAGAAGGCCCACAACACGATCCGTGCGGTGTTCGACTGCGAGGCCGAAATCAGCGACGGGGACGCCTCGGTGTCCGGGACCGGCTACGAGTAG
- a CDS encoding HalX domain-containing protein, with the protein MAEGDDQPTVLVVEDERALIELYVRWLEDDYDVLTADGGEAALEQFGDDVDVVLLDRLMPGMSGDEVLEEIRVRESDCKVAMVTAVEPDFDVISMGFDDYLTKPVERGELLETVERLLSRTQFDDIEQELYALSSKQAALRGSKPKEELEENEEFAELQARIDELRTDLDTAMPGMGDDDFVAMVRDIESDDLDEGASNGAGDER; encoded by the coding sequence ATGGCCGAAGGAGATGACCAGCCGACGGTTCTTGTCGTCGAGGACGAGCGCGCCCTCATCGAGCTGTACGTTCGGTGGCTGGAGGACGACTACGACGTTCTGACCGCCGACGGCGGCGAAGCGGCGCTCGAGCAGTTCGGGGACGACGTCGACGTCGTGTTGCTCGACCGGCTGATGCCGGGGATGAGCGGCGACGAGGTACTCGAAGAGATCAGAGTCCGGGAGTCCGACTGCAAAGTCGCGATGGTGACAGCAGTCGAGCCCGACTTCGACGTCATCAGTATGGGGTTCGACGACTACCTGACCAAGCCCGTCGAGCGTGGTGAACTCCTCGAAACGGTCGAACGGTTGCTGTCGCGGACGCAGTTCGACGACATCGAACAGGAGCTGTACGCCCTCTCCTCGAAACAGGCGGCGTTGCGGGGCTCGAAGCCGAAAGAAGAACTCGAAGAGAACGAGGAGTTCGCGGAACTGCAGGCCCGGATCGACGAGCTCAGAACCGACCTCGACACGGCGATGCCGGGGATGGGCGACGACGACTTCGTGGCGATGGTCCGCGACATCGAGTCGGACGACCTCGACGAGGGAGCCTCGAACGGAGCGGGTGATGAGCGGTGA
- a CDS encoding DUF5816 domain-containing protein, whose amino-acid sequence MDERTGPDGATLYLSSEVEKGNKGSFRVVYADSDGERRWGFFCTNCASFDTAVDSMGRIQCNRCSNFHKAEEWDAAHE is encoded by the coding sequence ATGGACGAACGAACCGGCCCCGACGGGGCGACGCTGTATCTCTCTTCGGAGGTCGAAAAGGGCAACAAGGGGTCGTTCCGCGTCGTCTACGCTGATTCGGACGGTGAGCGTCGCTGGGGCTTTTTTTGTACGAACTGTGCCTCCTTCGATACCGCTGTTGACTCGATGGGGCGCATCCAGTGTAACCGCTGTTCGAACTTCCACAAGGCCGAGGAGTGGGACGCTGCCCACGAGTGA